One Paraburkholderia sp. IMGN_8 DNA window includes the following coding sequences:
- a CDS encoding DEAD/DEAH box helicase: protein MLPSLLARDIQTGLKQFLISAYEPADSFTHGLMSRFVEGKDDWLKGPYVQIGLPFSTGTASRKFFSTFDTQYEGFSHQENAWERLSSDRKALSALVATGTGSGKTECFLYPVLDHCARARQAGETGIKALVIYPMNALASDQARRIAELVAKMSTFAGLRVGLYVGGQIASPGQGTVMMPDSVITDRETLRKNPPDILLTNYKMLDYLMLRPKDQQLWASNSATTLRYVVVDELHTFDGAQGTDLALLLRRLRARLRIPENYLICAGTSATLGGASDAGPLRQYAEEVFGAAFPEDSVITESRQSMDDYLGDSTVDYMFAYHPEVMEHLDPTHYASPEDAVAAWFPLFFLGAAEPPDVRNVEWRRKLGTLLKRHQLFVNLLRLAKDGTVSYPDLTDAFARSMPAATTDEVSKVADALLVLVAWARREHDLPLVTLRIQLWIRELRRMVGKLSTVPEEVKLRSERDLPGERDGVYLPMVQCSQCRTTGWLSRLVQGSSRLSIKLDEIYNTWFGRRPEATRLYASKSIGQNNRVDGTHRCVCVSCGTMQSSSEACVACGYQEMLEVFQVMAQRTQMRGETQFTLHDTTCPACGEDDRLLLLGARSATLGSQIVESSWASVYNDDKKLIAFSDSVQDAAHRAGFFGARTFMNNIRTALAHVMDELQTSVMPWSQFLVQVEQRFGTKDSELCMPPERLVSEFIAPNMTWQRDWAVELLQRQRLPAESKLPERVKKRFLWQAYSEMTYYSQRGRTLERTGKAVLSVPWEDVEAVAAALTSAFIEQYGLRDLTVHTVSQWLWGMLTHMRRRGGVMHPEFAAYAGDGKTWALVNLGGRSEWMPGIGDYTARPIFLTLGTQSGFDKLTNPRRPTWYDRWAYVVLGRDTLLPNGIAPDLYKIALAVLRDTGLLVMTQNHQGDTFALNPDRLCLYQDVAFIATDGSKRRLSVPSACVERLLGMPCLDAPEFIYELQVPDAASWWAKRFSQANLRRVIAAEHTGLLERSEREDLESRFKSKQPKPWYENLLSATPTLEMGVDIGDLSSVMLCSVPPNQASFLQRIGRAGRRDGNAMATTLADGASPHDLYFFAETGEMLSGEVAPPGVFLGAAEVLRRQLFAFCMDDWVASLTNANALPERTSQALDAMEQVKLDRFPYVLRDYVLQHEQRLLEGFISLLPAAIRNNEAVCARLTDFMQGEGDSDGLKIRLLKSLTELLEERRTYKKRKDELDKLKTKLQQRPQDEATREEIDLLLRERDKLLELIKEINGRDLLNTLTDAGLIPNYAFPESGIELKSVLWRRRGSDEPGQGGYVTLNTLKYERPAQSALSEFAPENRFYANQRRVEVDQINMSLARTESWRFCPSCHHMQNLDIEPDAHMVCPRCSDAMWADAAQKRTLLRFKQAIANSNDLKVRIDDSVEDREPKFYVRQLMADFAPENVRKAWKISTGQLPFGFEFIDRVTFRDVNFGELAKNGETFKVADKATMRPGFKLCRHCGKVQKPPRRNGDAAEQNHSFDCPKRESNDPVDLLECLYLYREFESEALRILVPYTKNGVDERVVQSFMAAVQLGLKKRYGGKVDHLRMVLQDEPGKDGGPRRYYVMLYDSVPGGTGYLQELLEQGAKTLGDVLRMALQAVTSCPCNNDPEKDGCYRCVYQYRLGRSMDLVSRDTAKAVLGELVGALDKLQSVETISDIYINPNFDSVLEARFLEGLKRLSGVGGLPIIKLVQDVVNGKAGYVLEVGSQRYRIEPQCNLGSEDGVAIASKPDFVIWPWAASTKRRPIAVFCDGWTDHQNCLRDDAAKRSAIVAGGRYWVWSVTHNDVAAALKGELDTDLDSALVSMGRHDGTGAPANVPRAQEKAFTHHALARLLAWLASPASQDDDLGLKQLQRNALWLGFLMVPNNREDSAACERAKAQWVHRLPEHVREAGSGFAPSVSKSRDALCSYFGNWPLVLAKTGLERASTWSAPGALVLEDLSVESKDALHTAWRQWLHVFNTTQTLPAVWLVTTSGLDAHDYAVLSPFASEGVAPAQPSVATALGGAWQEALGQALDEMKAGLQKLAQAGAQIPELGLELTDEKGKVVADAELCWGKRKLAVLRDDQSDLAQEWAAVGWTVLVLDESMASIDGNDWVSAVAVKLDLNMPNEESQ from the coding sequence ATGCTGCCTTCGCTGCTTGCAAGAGATATTCAGACTGGCCTGAAGCAGTTCCTCATATCGGCGTATGAACCGGCCGACTCGTTCACCCATGGCTTGATGAGCCGATTTGTTGAAGGGAAGGACGACTGGCTCAAGGGCCCGTATGTGCAGATTGGCCTGCCGTTCAGCACCGGTACGGCCAGCCGTAAGTTCTTCAGCACCTTCGACACGCAATACGAGGGATTCAGCCACCAGGAAAATGCCTGGGAGCGCCTCTCTAGTGACCGCAAGGCGCTGAGCGCGCTAGTTGCTACCGGTACCGGCAGTGGTAAGACAGAGTGTTTCTTGTACCCGGTGCTCGACCACTGTGCCCGTGCGCGCCAGGCCGGCGAAACGGGTATCAAGGCGTTGGTCATCTACCCAATGAACGCGCTGGCGTCCGACCAAGCGCGGCGTATCGCTGAACTGGTGGCTAAGATGTCCACCTTCGCAGGACTGCGTGTTGGCCTGTATGTCGGCGGCCAGATAGCATCTCCCGGTCAGGGGACTGTGATGATGCCCGATAGCGTCATCACCGACCGCGAGACGTTACGCAAGAACCCGCCGGACATCTTGTTGACCAACTACAAGATGCTCGATTACCTGATGCTGCGCCCGAAGGACCAGCAGCTATGGGCGTCCAATTCGGCGACCACATTGCGCTACGTGGTGGTCGATGAACTGCACACCTTCGACGGCGCCCAAGGCACGGACCTCGCGCTGTTGCTGCGCCGCCTGCGCGCGCGCCTCCGGATACCGGAGAATTATCTTATCTGTGCGGGAACGTCAGCGACGCTCGGCGGCGCGTCAGATGCTGGTCCATTGCGGCAATACGCAGAAGAGGTATTTGGCGCGGCTTTTCCGGAAGACTCGGTTATCACCGAAAGCCGCCAGTCGATGGACGATTACCTCGGCGATTCGACGGTCGATTACATGTTTGCCTATCACCCGGAAGTGATGGAGCATCTCGACCCAACTCACTATGCCTCACCCGAGGACGCCGTCGCAGCTTGGTTTCCGCTTTTTTTCCTGGGCGCAGCTGAGCCGCCAGATGTGCGCAACGTCGAATGGCGTCGGAAACTCGGGACACTCCTCAAGCGCCACCAGCTGTTCGTCAACCTGCTCAGGCTCGCCAAAGACGGAACTGTCAGCTACCCGGACCTGACCGATGCCTTCGCGCGCAGCATGCCGGCGGCAACTACCGATGAAGTTAGCAAGGTGGCGGACGCACTCTTGGTGCTCGTTGCTTGGGCACGCCGGGAACATGACTTACCGCTAGTTACCCTCCGCATCCAGCTCTGGATACGGGAACTGCGCCGCATGGTCGGCAAGCTCAGTACCGTTCCGGAAGAGGTCAAGCTACGCAGCGAGCGTGACTTGCCGGGCGAGCGCGACGGCGTCTATCTTCCGATGGTGCAGTGCAGCCAGTGCCGCACGACCGGATGGCTGTCTCGTCTGGTCCAGGGCAGCTCACGCTTGTCCATCAAGCTCGACGAGATTTACAACACATGGTTTGGGCGCCGACCCGAGGCCACGCGACTATATGCCTCCAAGAGTATCGGGCAGAACAACCGTGTTGATGGCACGCATAGGTGTGTATGCGTGTCCTGCGGGACCATGCAGTCGTCCAGCGAAGCCTGTGTCGCTTGTGGTTACCAAGAGATGCTCGAAGTCTTCCAGGTGATGGCTCAGCGCACCCAGATGCGAGGTGAGACCCAGTTCACGCTGCATGACACTACCTGCCCGGCATGCGGCGAAGACGACAGGCTACTTCTGCTCGGTGCCAGGAGCGCGACGCTTGGCTCGCAGATTGTGGAATCCAGCTGGGCCAGCGTATACAACGACGACAAGAAGCTCATCGCGTTTTCGGATTCGGTGCAGGATGCCGCACACCGCGCCGGGTTCTTCGGCGCCCGGACGTTCATGAACAACATTCGCACGGCCTTGGCCCATGTGATGGATGAACTGCAGACATCTGTTATGCCTTGGAGCCAATTCCTGGTTCAGGTAGAGCAGCGTTTCGGAACGAAAGATTCAGAGCTCTGCATGCCACCGGAGAGGCTGGTTTCGGAATTCATCGCGCCGAACATGACTTGGCAGCGGGATTGGGCGGTGGAGCTGCTACAGCGTCAGCGGCTGCCGGCCGAGAGCAAACTGCCCGAGCGCGTGAAAAAGCGCTTTCTCTGGCAGGCCTACAGCGAGATGACGTACTACAGCCAGCGCGGGCGTACGCTCGAGCGGACTGGCAAGGCTGTGCTGTCGGTGCCTTGGGAGGATGTCGAGGCAGTAGCCGCCGCGCTGACCTCAGCCTTTATCGAGCAGTACGGTCTTCGCGACCTGACGGTACACACTGTGAGCCAGTGGCTGTGGGGTATGCTCACGCACATGCGCCGGCGTGGCGGTGTCATGCACCCTGAATTTGCCGCTTATGCGGGTGATGGCAAGACATGGGCGTTGGTCAATCTTGGGGGGCGCTCTGAATGGATGCCGGGAATTGGCGATTACACCGCGCGGCCGATATTCCTGACCCTTGGGACACAGAGCGGGTTTGACAAACTGACCAATCCGCGACGGCCCACTTGGTACGACCGCTGGGCCTACGTGGTGCTGGGGCGCGACACGCTTCTGCCAAACGGCATCGCGCCGGACCTGTACAAGATTGCTCTTGCTGTTCTGCGCGATACAGGCCTGCTGGTGATGACACAAAATCACCAGGGCGACACCTTTGCGCTAAATCCAGACCGCCTCTGCTTGTACCAGGACGTCGCATTTATCGCGACCGACGGCAGCAAGCGGCGGCTGTCCGTACCCAGCGCCTGCGTGGAGCGCCTTCTCGGCATGCCGTGTCTCGACGCTCCGGAATTCATCTACGAGCTGCAGGTGCCGGATGCCGCCAGCTGGTGGGCAAAGCGCTTCAGTCAGGCGAATTTGCGTCGGGTCATTGCTGCTGAGCACACCGGCCTGCTCGAACGCAGCGAGCGCGAGGACCTAGAAAGTCGGTTCAAGAGCAAGCAGCCGAAGCCGTGGTACGAAAACCTGCTTTCGGCCACGCCGACGCTCGAAATGGGGGTGGACATCGGTGACCTCTCGTCCGTGATGCTGTGCTCGGTGCCGCCGAACCAGGCAAGCTTCCTGCAGCGTATTGGTCGCGCGGGGCGCCGCGACGGTAATGCGATGGCGACGACGTTGGCCGATGGCGCTAGCCCGCACGACCTGTATTTTTTTGCCGAAACCGGCGAGATGCTTAGTGGTGAGGTCGCGCCGCCCGGCGTGTTCCTGGGAGCTGCGGAGGTTCTTCGCCGCCAGTTGTTCGCCTTCTGTATGGACGACTGGGTTGCCAGCCTGACCAATGCCAATGCCCTGCCAGAGAGAACCTCGCAGGCACTTGATGCGATGGAACAGGTAAAGCTTGACCGCTTTCCGTACGTGTTGCGCGATTACGTTCTGCAGCACGAGCAGCGATTGCTCGAAGGTTTTATCAGCCTGCTTCCGGCAGCTATCAGGAACAATGAAGCAGTCTGCGCGCGGTTAACTGACTTCATGCAGGGAGAGGGTGATTCTGATGGATTGAAAATCAGGTTGCTGAAATCCCTGACCGAACTGCTGGAAGAGCGTCGTACGTACAAGAAACGTAAGGACGAACTCGACAAGCTCAAAACCAAGCTCCAGCAGCGCCCTCAGGATGAGGCCACGCGCGAAGAAATCGACCTGCTGCTGCGCGAGCGCGACAAGCTGCTGGAACTTATCAAGGAAATCAACGGGCGCGACCTGCTTAACACGCTGACCGATGCGGGGCTGATTCCAAACTACGCGTTCCCTGAATCTGGCATCGAGCTGAAGTCGGTGCTGTGGCGCAGGCGCGGCTCGGACGAACCCGGTCAGGGGGGATACGTAACCCTGAATACGCTCAAGTACGAGCGCCCGGCCCAATCGGCACTGTCCGAGTTCGCCCCGGAAAACCGCTTTTACGCGAACCAGCGTCGAGTTGAGGTCGACCAGATAAACATGAGTCTGGCGAGGACAGAATCGTGGCGCTTCTGCCCGTCGTGCCATCACATGCAGAATCTGGACATCGAACCGGACGCCCATATGGTTTGTCCACGCTGCAGCGATGCAATGTGGGCCGATGCCGCTCAGAAGCGCACGCTGTTGCGCTTCAAGCAGGCTATCGCGAACAGCAACGACCTCAAGGTCCGTATCGACGACAGTGTCGAGGACCGTGAGCCGAAGTTTTATGTCCGGCAACTGATGGCGGACTTCGCGCCAGAGAATGTGCGCAAGGCCTGGAAAATCAGTACCGGCCAGTTGCCATTCGGTTTCGAGTTCATCGACCGGGTGACCTTTCGCGATGTCAATTTCGGCGAGCTGGCCAAAAACGGCGAAACCTTCAAGGTAGCTGACAAGGCCACAATGCGCCCCGGCTTTAAGCTATGCCGACATTGCGGCAAAGTGCAGAAGCCACCGCGGCGTAATGGCGATGCGGCGGAGCAGAATCACAGCTTCGATTGCCCGAAGCGGGAAAGTAACGACCCGGTGGACCTGCTCGAGTGCCTGTATCTGTATCGCGAGTTCGAATCCGAGGCACTTCGTATCCTGGTGCCGTACACGAAGAACGGTGTCGATGAGCGGGTGGTCCAGTCCTTTATGGCCGCGGTTCAGCTGGGCCTGAAAAAGCGCTATGGCGGCAAGGTTGACCACCTGCGCATGGTGCTTCAGGACGAACCCGGCAAGGACGGCGGACCGCGTCGCTACTATGTCATGCTGTACGACTCGGTCCCGGGCGGGACGGGGTACCTGCAGGAATTGCTTGAGCAAGGTGCGAAGACGCTAGGTGACGTGTTGCGCATGGCGTTGCAGGCCGTCACATCCTGCCCGTGCAACAACGACCCGGAAAAGGATGGCTGCTACCGTTGCGTCTACCAGTACCGCCTTGGCCGGAGCATGGACCTGGTCTCCCGCGACACAGCGAAGGCAGTTCTGGGTGAGCTGGTGGGGGCGCTCGACAAGCTTCAGTCCGTCGAAACCATCTCCGATATATATATCAACCCAAACTTCGATTCGGTACTGGAGGCCCGCTTTCTGGAAGGGCTGAAACGCCTCAGTGGTGTCGGAGGCCTGCCGATTATCAAGCTGGTTCAGGACGTGGTAAACGGCAAGGCGGGTTATGTGCTCGAGGTCGGCAGCCAGCGCTACCGGATTGAACCGCAGTGCAATCTGGGTAGCGAAGATGGCGTGGCGATAGCCAGCAAGCCCGACTTCGTCATCTGGCCGTGGGCCGCTTCGACCAAACGCCGGCCCATTGCCGTGTTCTGCGATGGCTGGACGGACCACCAGAACTGTTTGCGCGATGACGCCGCAAAACGTAGCGCAATCGTGGCGGGCGGTCGCTACTGGGTTTGGTCAGTGACGCACAATGACGTGGCCGCTGCACTCAAAGGCGAACTCGACACTGACCTCGATTCGGCGCTGGTCTCGATGGGCCGCCATGACGGCACTGGGGCTCCTGCGAACGTTCCCCGGGCGCAGGAAAAGGCGTTCACCCACCATGCGCTGGCCCGTCTTCTTGCATGGCTTGCCTCGCCCGCATCGCAGGACGACGACCTCGGACTCAAACAGTTGCAGCGCAATGCGCTGTGGCTGGGTTTCCTGATGGTGCCGAATAACCGGGAAGACAGTGCAGCGTGTGAGCGTGCCAAAGCCCAATGGGTACACCGCCTGCCGGAGCATGTACGGGAGGCCGGCAGCGGATTTGCGCCGAGCGTGTCGAAATCACGGGATGCCCTCTGTAGTTATTTCGGCAATTGGCCGCTGGTCCTTGCCAAAACTGGGCTTGAACGTGCATCTACTTGGTCTGCACCCGGTGCACTCGTTCTGGAGGACCTCAGTGTCGAGAGCAAGGACGCCTTGCATACGGCCTGGCGCCAATGGTTGCACGTGTTCAACACAACCCAGACATTGCCGGCCGTGTGGCTCGTGACGACTTCCGGTCTGGATGCACATGACTACGCCGTGCTGAGCCCGTTCGCGTCGGAAGGCGTCGCACCGGCCCAGCCGTCTGTCGCGACTGCGCTGGGCGGAGCATGGCAGGAAGCGCTTGGACAAGCTCTCGACGAGATGAAGGCCGGGCTGCAGAAGCTGGCTCAGGCGGGTGCGCAGATACCGGAACTAGGCCTCGAACTCACTGACGAGAAGGGTAAGGTCGTCGCGGATGCGGAACTCTGCTGGGGCAAACGGAAGCTTGCAGTGTTGCGTGATGACCAGTCTGACCTGGCCCAAGAGTGGGCAGCGGTGGGGTGGACGGTGCTGGTCCTCGATGAATCAATGGCCAGCATTGA